In Lentibacillus amyloliquefaciens, one DNA window encodes the following:
- a CDS encoding cysteine peptidase family C39 domain-containing protein, producing the protein MKPHEAKHRRRVPFIEQMQQTECGLCCMAMLMSYYKSSISLYDMREIAGSGRDGTTLKQLSNLANHLNFGANWYKVAHDRLHELDNPSILFWDDRHYVVLEKVTKSAFIIVDPAMGRQKLRNDQFIESYTGYLLAITPNENFKRKKAKSVWMPFIKILWEKPKLLASVLAVTIVLQILTLGVPMLIQRIIDGVIMPARENLLDIFLIGIILLVLFQTSFNFIKGKLLITLHNFLDHQMMTRFFKHILSLPFQFFQLRSFGDLLFRASSLRTIRNLLADQLIKGILDIGLLLIILVYMFSKSVLMTTWVVLISSLSALLVVLSRRLMTEVNQEEITRHTNLQGLQTEVFYGIFGIKTAGTEKATYHKWNQMFKELLAAYRKKETVLNYVNTADSALKLLAPLVVLWLGAKLVFGGSITLGVWLLFMRWRINSFLSLVQLCKQVTRSS; encoded by the coding sequence ATGAAACCTCATGAAGCGAAACATCGCCGAAGGGTTCCATTTATTGAACAAATGCAACAAACAGAGTGTGGACTGTGTTGCATGGCTATGCTTATGTCTTATTATAAAAGTTCAATCTCCCTCTACGACATGCGTGAAATTGCAGGAAGCGGTCGTGACGGAACCACACTAAAACAATTATCTAACCTGGCCAATCACCTTAATTTTGGTGCCAACTGGTATAAAGTTGCACACGACCGCTTACACGAATTAGACAATCCCTCTATTTTATTTTGGGACGACAGACATTATGTTGTCTTAGAGAAGGTTACGAAGTCTGCTTTTATTATCGTGGATCCCGCCATGGGTCGACAAAAATTGCGTAACGATCAATTCATTGAGTCTTACACCGGATATTTATTAGCCATTACTCCAAATGAAAACTTCAAGCGTAAAAAAGCTAAAAGTGTTTGGATGCCCTTTATAAAAATCTTATGGGAAAAACCAAAATTATTGGCAAGTGTGCTTGCCGTAACGATTGTCTTACAGATTCTGACACTTGGTGTACCTATGCTTATTCAACGCATCATTGATGGTGTAATCATGCCCGCTCGTGAAAACTTACTGGATATCTTTTTGATAGGAATTATCCTACTGGTTTTGTTCCAGACAAGTTTTAATTTTATAAAGGGAAAGTTGTTGATAACTTTGCACAACTTTCTAGACCACCAGATGATGACACGATTTTTCAAGCACATATTGAGTTTGCCCTTTCAATTCTTCCAACTTCGTTCATTCGGAGACTTGTTGTTTCGGGCAAGCAGCTTACGTACAATCCGTAATTTATTGGCGGACCAGTTGATTAAAGGTATACTGGATATCGGACTCTTATTGATTATACTAGTTTATATGTTCAGCAAATCAGTTTTGATGACGACCTGGGTTGTATTAATCAGCTCACTAAGTGCCTTACTCGTCGTTTTAAGCAGGCGTCTAATGACCGAGGTGAACCAGGAGGAAATTACCAGGCACACCAACCTTCAAGGATTACAAACTGAGGTTTTCTACGGCATTTTCGGCATTAAAACAGCAGGTACCGAAAAGGCCACTTATCACAAGTGGAATCAAATGTTCAAAGAGTTACTAGCCGCTTATCGTAAGAAGGAAACAGTATTGAACTACGTAAATACAGCAGACAGTGCATTGAAACTATTAGCCCCCCTTGTTGTTCTTTGGTTAGGGGCCAAGCTCGTTTTCGGTGGCTCAATCACATTAGGGGTCTGGTTGCTTTTCATGCGCTGGCGAATCAATTCTTTTCTCTCACTAGTTCAATTGTGCAAACAGGTAACTCGTTCATCTTAA
- a CDS encoding peptidase domain-containing ABC transporter, with product MQTGNSFILTDSYLRRVQDVLDAPQEHEPEKPVKLRELKGDIELKQVSLAYTKYSDSVIKNISLKVKPGQKVAVIGKSGAGKSTLARLILGLYQPSEGEIYYDGYNLMDLDKPTFRKQIGVVPQDVSLFNRSVKENITTHKPDATMDEIIEAAKVTQIHEEIMKMPMQYHTIISEMGMNISGGQRQRLALARALVHKPSILVLDEATSSLDHVNEQKIDTYLSSINCTRVVISHRLTSLVNSDLILVLDKGKIIEHGTHEGLLSSEGFYSEYYRKQVEYEKQHSLEIAY from the coding sequence GTGCAAACAGGTAACTCGTTCATCTTAACAGATTCTTATTTACGCAGGGTTCAAGACGTTTTGGATGCCCCCCAGGAGCATGAGCCGGAAAAACCTGTTAAACTCCGGGAATTAAAAGGAGACATTGAATTAAAACAGGTCAGTTTAGCCTACACCAAATACAGTGATTCTGTCATCAAGAATATCTCACTAAAAGTTAAACCTGGTCAAAAGGTAGCGGTAATCGGCAAATCTGGAGCTGGTAAAAGTACGCTGGCCCGGTTAATATTAGGCCTCTATCAACCATCAGAAGGAGAGATTTATTATGACGGGTACAACCTGATGGATTTAGACAAACCGACGTTCCGAAAACAAATAGGGGTTGTGCCGCAGGATGTAAGTTTATTTAACCGCTCCGTTAAGGAAAATATCACGACTCATAAACCCGATGCAACAATGGATGAAATTATCGAGGCAGCTAAGGTTACACAAATTCATGAAGAAATTATGAAAATGCCGATGCAGTATCATACGATCATTTCTGAAATGGGGATGAATATTTCCGGAGGTCAGCGTCAAAGATTAGCTCTAGCACGCGCGTTAGTTCACAAACCATCTATCCTTGTTTTGGATGAAGCTACTAGTTCGCTTGATCATGTGAACGAACAAAAAATCGATACATACCTTTCAAGTATAAACTGTACCCGTGTCGTGATTTCGCATCGTTTAACTTCTCTGGTCAATTCAGATTTGATTCTCGTTCTGGATAAAGGGAAAATTATCGAACATGGTACTCATGAAGGATTGCTTAGCTCCGAAGGCTTCTATAGTGAGTATTATCGAAAACAAGTTGAATATGAAAAGCAACATTCGTTAGAAATCGCATATTGA
- a CDS encoding type 2 lanthipeptide synthetase LanM family protein yields the protein MARVGGFTYEALAFRLSSSKLTIDAFKQLLREKDNPLLQQKLDWMGTLQTILNQPGHTLTTEEINNLLGESVFGYFYLPFLDYANSLIIDFNEKFAKDTETPRIDYSSIRLSILSTLVQQLSMLGGRSLIQELHIAKLSNQLEGETPEARYRFFNEQKLTDNIFINEILSTYPVLARLLVEGTKKCIRSHTEALERFIKDAYIIENVFFSKKPLTLKSLQSGVGDLHQEGRSVIIFSFEDEKKLVYKPRSLHIDQHFSDLLTWVNEKDPIFSLKAPQTVARSHYGWQEFIPQTPCSSQKDIKRFYFRQGGYVALLYLLGSKDFHHENIIAAGSHPIIIDLETLFNNHDEMHSGSAIVEEFSQSVLGSLMLPASVSVKGNIDFDLSALGGSGGQKSKTLTSWKLEHPETDDMRLVKAPVFSIESQNRPSIQGNPVNAADYTRNVEAGFRRMYALLLRHRKKLIHPSGPLYRFSKVQVRHVVRPTQTYANFLEASIHPDYLKDGLKREQLFDFLWQIIKSFPKYKRIIHSECQDLLKHDIPYFTFQFNSRDIVNSKGEIIHDFYERSSLELVLERCKKLSLEDCEKQQRYIRMSLSTLLDESWESENKPFPMKTNAYTDQLTFLEVAKKIGNYIAKDVICTDDDENINWLSVTLDGEDKLTFAPLKEDLYSGLSGFALFFGQLAHETEEPKYKSLAQGILNSALNIADNRTESMSLSAFYGFGAITYTTAYLGSLWERDDLIDKALNYLKRIEKKIGKTSKNDFLGGEAGAIIVCLRIHEIIPDSHALNIAIKCGDYLEKMLLSPDNKEQMWAGLSHGASGYAWPMIELGITVNEDRFLNAGFNLLNYERTLYIPEKKNWSDLRKKNTKEPSPAYWCHGAPGIALARLNILKVMENEQANQELATAIETTFNYGFNTSHSLCHGDFGNLDILLSIASYKQDDELTERIMQLSTSVLQQGLNLGWRHGLHPKAEVHGFMLGASGIGYALLRLWNHNVPSVLNLELPCNSKRTDNV from the coding sequence TTGGCGAGAGTCGGGGGGTTTACGTATGAAGCACTTGCATTTCGATTATCTAGCAGTAAACTAACAATTGATGCATTTAAACAACTTCTTCGAGAAAAAGATAATCCGCTGTTACAGCAAAAACTTGATTGGATGGGGACATTACAAACTATTCTTAATCAACCGGGACATACATTAACTACTGAAGAAATCAATAATTTACTCGGGGAATCAGTGTTTGGTTATTTTTATTTACCTTTTTTAGACTATGCTAATAGCCTTATTATTGATTTTAACGAGAAATTTGCTAAAGACACTGAAACGCCTCGTATAGATTATTCTTCTATTCGCTTATCTATTTTATCCACGTTGGTTCAGCAACTTAGTATGTTGGGCGGCCGATCCCTGATTCAAGAACTGCATATTGCAAAATTGAGTAATCAGTTAGAAGGAGAAACGCCTGAGGCACGTTATCGTTTCTTTAACGAGCAAAAATTAACGGATAATATCTTTATAAATGAGATTCTTTCAACTTATCCCGTCTTAGCGCGCCTTCTTGTTGAGGGAACAAAGAAGTGTATCCGTTCTCATACAGAGGCCCTAGAGCGTTTTATAAAGGATGCTTACATCATTGAAAATGTCTTTTTCTCAAAAAAGCCTTTAACACTTAAAAGTTTACAGTCTGGTGTAGGAGATTTGCACCAAGAGGGGCGAAGCGTGATCATTTTTTCTTTTGAAGATGAAAAAAAGTTAGTGTATAAGCCACGCTCATTACATATCGATCAACATTTCAGCGATTTACTGACTTGGGTTAATGAAAAAGATCCAATCTTTTCACTTAAAGCACCACAAACAGTTGCCCGTAGTCATTATGGTTGGCAAGAGTTTATTCCGCAAACGCCGTGTAGCAGTCAAAAAGATATCAAGCGCTTTTATTTTCGGCAAGGAGGTTACGTTGCATTATTATATTTGTTGGGATCAAAAGACTTTCATCATGAGAATATTATAGCTGCTGGTTCCCACCCGATCATCATCGATTTAGAAACACTATTTAACAACCACGATGAAATGCACTCTGGTAGTGCAATTGTAGAAGAATTTAGCCAATCAGTATTAGGCTCCTTAATGTTACCAGCCAGTGTATCGGTAAAAGGAAATATTGACTTTGATTTAAGTGCATTGGGTGGATCAGGCGGTCAAAAATCAAAGACCCTCACTTCATGGAAACTTGAACATCCCGAAACGGATGATATGCGGCTTGTAAAAGCCCCTGTGTTTTCCATTGAAAGTCAAAATCGTCCCAGTATTCAGGGTAACCCTGTTAATGCCGCTGATTACACAAGAAATGTTGAAGCCGGTTTCCGCCGAATGTACGCACTTTTACTTCGTCACAGAAAAAAACTAATACACCCCTCCGGGCCTCTTTATCGGTTTTCGAAAGTTCAAGTTCGGCATGTTGTACGACCAACGCAAACTTATGCAAATTTTTTAGAGGCAAGTATACATCCAGATTATTTAAAGGATGGTTTGAAACGTGAACAGCTTTTTGATTTCCTATGGCAGATTATCAAATCCTTTCCAAAGTACAAACGAATCATTCACAGTGAATGCCAAGATTTATTAAAACATGACATCCCCTATTTTACGTTTCAATTTAACAGCCGAGATATTGTCAACAGTAAGGGTGAAATTATTCATGATTTTTATGAAAGGTCCAGTTTGGAATTGGTACTAGAACGCTGCAAAAAATTGAGTTTAGAGGACTGTGAAAAACAACAACGCTATATTCGTATGTCTCTGTCCACTCTTTTAGACGAATCCTGGGAATCTGAAAATAAGCCATTCCCAATGAAAACCAATGCTTATACAGATCAATTAACTTTTTTAGAAGTAGCCAAAAAAATTGGTAATTATATAGCTAAAGATGTGATATGCACAGATGATGATGAAAATATAAATTGGCTTAGTGTAACTTTAGATGGAGAGGACAAACTGACTTTTGCGCCTTTAAAGGAGGATCTCTACAGCGGCCTCTCTGGATTTGCACTTTTTTTCGGTCAATTAGCTCATGAAACTGAGGAACCAAAGTATAAAAGTCTGGCACAAGGGATTTTGAACAGCGCTTTAAATATTGCAGATAACAGGACAGAGTCTATGAGCCTTTCCGCTTTTTATGGTTTCGGTGCTATTACCTATACAACGGCTTATCTAGGTAGTCTATGGGAACGGGATGACCTAATTGATAAAGCCTTAAATTATCTTAAACGAATTGAAAAAAAAATCGGAAAGACTTCTAAAAATGACTTTTTAGGAGGTGAAGCCGGCGCCATTATTGTATGTTTACGAATTCATGAAATTATCCCTGACAGTCATGCATTGAACATAGCAATAAAATGTGGGGATTACCTAGAAAAAATGCTTTTATCGCCTGATAACAAGGAACAAATGTGGGCGGGTCTTTCACATGGTGCCTCCGGCTATGCTTGGCCAATGATCGAATTAGGTATTACAGTAAATGAAGATCGATTTCTAAATGCGGGCTTTAACTTATTAAACTATGAACGAACCTTGTATATTCCCGAGAAGAAAAATTGGAGCGACCTTCGAAAGAAAAATACAAAGGAACCAAGTCCGGCTTACTGGTGTCACGGAGCTCCCGGCATAGCATTGGCTCGTCTTAATATTTTGAAAGTGATGGAAAATGAACAAGCAAATCAAGAACTTGCAACCGCAATTGAAACGACTTTTAACTATGGATTTAACACAAGTCATTCTCTCTGTCATGGTGATTTCGGCAACCTTGATATCTTATTGTCTATTGCTTCCTATAAACAAGATGATGAACTCACAGAACGAATTATGCAATTAAGCACAAGTGTTTTACAACAGGGGCTGAACTTGGGCTGGAGGCATGGTCTGCACCCAAAAGCCGAAGTTCATGGGTTTATGCTGGGCGCTTCCGGTATTGGTTATGCCCTGCTTCGTCTATGGAATCACAACGTGCCTTCTGTGTTAAATCTTGAATTACCATGTAATTCCAAAAGGACTGATAATGTATGA